A single genomic interval of Lodderomyces elongisporus chromosome 8, complete sequence harbors:
- the MIP1 gene encoding DNA-directed DNA polymerase gamma mip1 (BUSCO:EOG092603KJ), translating to MGRPILPCPHRLLLHHLQTRIVLTTSTTSAKSIITLPPSRHFTTIPKKLGAPAVVKTQVSLQKPLQKPLQKSLQKSSSQHQQQQFPKTANASVSPSPLAEQPRINQVGIQYLSKQLHRKIFPGTRTDAFIKNKQKQEVLEIAQQHLQDNELLGKKTQITDPITIENFPDLVGKSLDEHFYNLGTIASEPYMTMAKEFFAQPSPQQEQQQEQQQEQQQSQQQAQESKNGIPSIPHQDKWVFQPGWTKYTENGEPEQVPYPLEDALVFDVECLYKINNHAVLATCASAKAWYGWVSPALLQVSERKKKMEKKKNNKQVDWNHLIPMNCEKQDKLIIGYNVSYDRARILEEYNIKKSRAFYLDGMALHVAISGICSRQRPQWQKYNKEKNRNKYNGQYEDEGGEEDESHLMDDDPLRITPAQFVEEDPWLLRGTPNSLANVAKFHCNIDMQKEDRELFSSEDPQVVVDNFNMLMNYCAHDVEATFKVTQKLFDEFLEKVPHPVSFAALKHLGNLILPTTKKWVKYIESAESCYSANRDEVQNTLKKLAEDLVVYIKQNKPDLEPDHANDPWLSQLDWTLKKARLKKDGTPVKNNAYLTGYPEWYRELFKSSSKTEMNISLRTRITPLLLRLKWEGYPLFWVKSQGWCFKVPYSEELVAELKEKNYVQVRLTGDEIESTYDALNPAGQSYVLFKVPHPDGPTLRCTSVLSKRFLRFFDEGVLTSQYDYAAKILKLNNEASYWMGNRQRISDQFVVFNDDERKARFFKTKKENAEHSDMGIILPRLASMGTITRRATENTWLTASNAKKNKIGSELKTLIEAPKGYCFVGADVDSEELWIASLVGDSIFGLHGGSALGWMTLEGEKSQKTDLHSKTASILGISRNDAKVFNYGRIYGAGLKFATTLLKQFNPSLSEKEAEDTAKKLYASTKGKIRGSKSVKSNKFYSGGSESVMFNALEAIAQQPKPRTPVLGAQITEALTKRNLNKNTYMTSRVNWTIQSSGVDYLHLLIVSMDYLIERYGIDARLAITVHDELRYLVKEEDKYMASLLLQVSNVWTRGMFAYKMGLYELPQSCAFFSEVEVDHVLRKDPKDACITPSQPKPIPPGESTTITELLKLCSLPVKRRRQPLAKGYIPSHSTISTLDRSLNSLRLQTNVLKKRRREKGEEEL from the coding sequence ATGGGCCGACCGATTCTACCATGCCCACACCGGCTTCTACTACACCATTTACAAACAAGGATTGTGCTAACAACgtcaacaacatcagcaaAGTCCATAATCACATTACCACCAAGTCGTCATTTCACAACCATTCCCAAAAAATTGGGTGCACCCGCTGTGGTCAAGACACAAGTGCTGTTGCAAAAGCCGTTGCAAAAGCCGTTGCAAAAGCTGTTGCAaaagctgctgctgcaacatcaacaacaacaatttccCAAGACCGCAAATGCTTCGGTATCACCATCGCCACTCGCTGAACAGCCAAGGATCAACCAAGTTGGCATCCAGTACTTATCGAAACAATTGCATCGAAAAATCTTTCCTGGAACTAGAACTGATGCATTtatcaaaaataaacaaaaacaagaggTGCTTGAGATAGCACAACAACACTTGCAGGACAATGAATTGCTCGGGAAAAAGACACAAATAACCGACCCCATAACTATTGAGAATTTTCCTGATCTTGTAGGGAAATCACTTGATGAACATTTCTACAATTTGGGAACAATAGCCTCGGAGCCATATATGACTATGGCCAAGGAGTTTTTTGCACAACCATCAccacaacaagaacaacaacaagaacaacaacaagaacaacaacagtccCAGCAGCAAGCacaagaatcaaaaaatggAATTCCTTCCATACCGCATCAAGACAAATGGGTTTTCCAACCTGGGTGGACGAAATACACTGAAAATGGAGAGCCAGAACAAGTGCCTTACCCATTAGAAGATGCATTGGTGTTTGATGTCGAGTGTTTatacaaaatcaacaaccaTGCAGTGTTGGCAACTTGCGCTTCAGCCAAGGCATGGTATGGATGGGTTTCTCCTGCACTCTTACAAGTTTctgaaaggaaaaagaaaatggaaaagaaaaaaaataataaacaagTCGATTGGAACCATTTGATACCCATGAACTGCGAGAAACAAGACAAACTAATTATAGGGTACAATGTGAGCTACGATCGTGCAAGGATATTAGAAGAGTACAATATAAAGAAATCTAGGGCATTTTATCTCGATGGAATGGCCTTGCATGTTGCGATAAGTGGTATTTGTTCAAGACAACGGCCACAATGgcaaaaatataataaagagaagaatagaaataaatataatgGGCAATATGAGGACGAAGGTGGCGAGGAGGATGAAAGCCATCTTATGGATGACGATCCATTAAGGATCACGCCGGCTCAATTCGTCGAAGAGGATCCATGGTTACTTCGTGGAACACCAAACTCTTTGGCTAATGTGGCCAAATTTCATTGCAATATTGATatgcaaaaagaagatcgagaattgttttcaTCCGAGGATCCGCAAGTGGTGGTTGACAACTTTAATATGTTGATGAATTATTGTGCTCACGATGTTGAAGCAACTTTTAAAGTGACGCAGAAACTTTTTGATGAGTTTCTCGAAAAAGTGCCACACCCAGTATCATTTGCCGCTTTAAAGCATTTGGGCAATTTAATTTTGCCAACTACAAAGAAATGGGTGAAATATATTGAATCTGCAGAGTCTTGTTACTCGGCTAATAGAGACGAAGTTCAAAatacattgaaaaaattggcaGAGGATTTGGTAGTGTAtattaaacaaaacaaaccagACTTGGAACCGGATCATGCAAACGACCCCTGGTTGAGCCAATTGGATTGGACATTGAAAAAGGCTCGATTGAAAAAAGACGGAACACCAGTCAAGAATAATGCGTACTTGACTGGATATCCGGAATGGTACAGGGAATTGTTCAAGTCCAGTTCCAAGACTGAAATGAATATTAGTTTGCGAACAAGAATAACACCATTGCTATTGAGATTAAAATGGGAAGGGTACCCATTATTCTGGGTCAAGTCGCAAGGCTGGTGCTTTAAAGTACCTTATAGTGAAGAACTCGTTGCTGAGTTGAAGGAGAAAAATTACGTTCAAGTCAGATTAACCGGAGACGAAATAGAATCGACGTATGATGCATTGAACCCAGCTGGTCAGTCATATGTATTGTTCAAAGTTCCTCATCCAGATGGTCCCACCCTCAGATGTACCTCTGTTCTTTCCAAACGGTTTTTGAGATTTTTCGACGAGGGTGTATTAACATCGCAGTATGACTATGCAGCAAAAATCCTCAAGCTCAATAACGAAGCTTCGTATTGGATGGGTAATAGACAACGGATCTCGGACCAATTTGTTGTGttcaatgatgatgagcgGAAAGCGAGGTTTTTTAAAactaaaaaggaaaacgcTGAACATCTGGATATGGGGATCATTTTGCCACGCTTGGCGTCTATGGGCACCATAACGCGTCGTGCAACTGAAAACACATGGCTTACAGCGTCAAATgcgaaaaagaataaaattgGTTCTGAGTTGAAAACGTTGATTGAAGCACCAAAGGGTTATTGTTTTGTGGGGGCCGATGTTGACTCTGAAGAATTGTGGATTGCGTCGTTAGTAGGTGACTCAATATTTGGACTACACGGTGGTTCGGCATTGGGGTGGATGACGTTGGAAGGTGAAAAGTCACAAAAGACTGATTTGCATTCCAAAACAGCCAGTATTTTGGGTATATCTCGTAATGATGCTAAAGTTTTTAATTACGGAAGAATTTATGGTGCAGGTTTGAAATTTGCCACCACACTATTGAAGCAGTTTAACCCTAGTCTAAGTGAAAAAGAGGCAGAGGATACCGCAAAGAAGCTTTATGCCAGTACAAAGGGAAAGATACGAGGGTCCAAATCCGTAAAGAGCAATAAATTTTATTCTGGTGGTAGTGAATCTGTGATGTTTAATGCGTTGGAAGCTATTGCGCAACAACCCAAGCCTAGGACACCTGTGCTTGGTGCTCAAATTACTGAAGCATTGACAAAAAGGAATTTAAACAAGAATACATATATGACGTCACGAGTCAATTGGACGATTCAAAGTTCTGGAGTCGACTATTTACACCTACTTATTGTATCGATGGATTATCTTATTGAAAGATATGGTATAGATGCCAGATTAGCCATTACTGTGCATGATGAGTTGCGATATCTTGTTAAAGAGGAGGATAAATATATGGCTTCATTATTGCTCCAAGTTAGTAATGTTTGGACTCGTGGGATGTTTGCTTACAAAATGGGTCTTTATGAGTTGCCTCAATCGTGTGCATTTTTCTCAGAGGTTGAAGTAGATCATGTGCTACGTAAAGATCCCAAAGATGCTTGTATTACGCCCTCGCAACCAAAGCCCATTCCACCGGGGGAGCTGACAACAATTACAGAATTGCTCAAGTTGTGTTCCTTGCCTGTAAAGAGGAGGAGACAACCACTTGCTAAAGGTTATATTCCATCACATTCTACTATATCTACACTTGATCGAAGTTTGAATAGTCTAAGGCTTCAAACAAATGTGTTGAAGAAACGACGACGAGAAAAGGGGGAGGAGGAGCTTTAG